The Moritella sp. F3 DNA window CGTCGAGCTCGGCGCCTGGGTCCTGCGCGAGGCGTGCCGCCAGACCGCCGAGTGGCGGCGCACGCGCACCGACCTGGCCGAGCTCACCGTCGCCGTCAACGTCTCGGCCTACCAGCTGCGCGGGACGGGAT harbors:
- a CDS encoding EAL domain-containing protein; this encodes SIDEQQWVGCEALARWHHPEHGSVSPVDFVPVAEETGIIVELGAWVLREACRQTAEWRRTRTDLAELTVAVNVSAYQLRGTG